From one Geoalkalibacter halelectricus genomic stretch:
- a CDS encoding Wadjet anti-phage system protein JetD domain-containing protein, translating into MSWTTPADLRAQVKKLWERGVLLAEAVAEPGSFPRRLNLKGPNSAELAERFAEVRAWIARLDSEAGHYRVVRRTVNHRILGANEVPAEIWVDSRDDALSLIGRRREAQRFAALVELTRECEPALIAWLVKRPLRALELAEDWPRLLKVVAWLRRRPRPGIYPRQVDIAGVHSKFIEGHRGVLSELLDLVLPAETIEASAGGLGGFYRRYGFRDRPQRLRFRILDPALALLPTGTDQDLTLTGETFARLEIAVERVFITENEINFLAFPQAPRSLVVFGAGYGFEILAEAHWLHRCRICYWGDIDTHGFAILDQLRSRFPRSVSFLMDRETLMRHREHWGTEPRPETRDLARLTAQEQALYEDLRCNRLGQRVRLEQEKIGYDWVRQVLDVELTAPVHHGISSPKEIV; encoded by the coding sequence ATGAGTTGGACGACGCCGGCCGATCTGCGCGCGCAGGTGAAAAAACTCTGGGAGCGGGGCGTTTTATTGGCCGAAGCGGTTGCCGAGCCAGGGAGCTTCCCCCGGCGCCTGAATCTCAAGGGACCAAATTCCGCTGAACTGGCGGAACGTTTCGCGGAGGTACGCGCCTGGATCGCTCGGCTCGACAGCGAGGCCGGACACTACCGGGTGGTACGACGCACCGTCAATCACCGCATTCTGGGCGCCAACGAGGTGCCGGCGGAGATCTGGGTCGACTCCCGGGACGATGCCCTGAGCCTGATCGGGCGCCGCAGGGAGGCTCAACGTTTCGCCGCCCTGGTTGAACTGACGCGTGAGTGCGAACCTGCCTTGATCGCCTGGTTGGTCAAGCGACCGCTGCGCGCCCTGGAACTGGCCGAGGATTGGCCGCGCCTACTTAAGGTCGTCGCCTGGCTGCGACGTCGACCTCGGCCGGGAATTTATCCGCGCCAGGTCGACATCGCCGGGGTGCACAGCAAGTTCATCGAGGGACATCGCGGCGTATTGAGTGAACTACTCGATCTGGTTCTGCCTGCGGAGACCATCGAGGCCTCCGCAGGGGGGCTGGGTGGTTTTTATCGTCGCTACGGTTTCCGCGATCGCCCCCAGCGTCTGCGTTTTCGAATTCTCGACCCGGCGCTGGCTCTGCTGCCCACGGGAACGGATCAGGATCTCACCCTGACCGGGGAAACCTTCGCGCGTCTGGAAATCGCGGTCGAGCGGGTGTTCATCACCGAAAACGAGATTAATTTTCTTGCCTTTCCGCAGGCGCCCCGCAGTCTGGTCGTTTTCGGGGCGGGCTACGGCTTCGAAATCCTCGCCGAGGCACATTGGCTGCACCGATGTCGCATCTGCTATTGGGGCGACATCGACACCCACGGCTTCGCTATTCTCGATCAGTTGCGCAGCCGCTTCCCGCGCAGCGTCTCTTTTCTCATGGACCGAGAAACCCTGATGCGCCACCGGGAGCACTGGGGCACGGAGCCGCGCCCCGAGACCCGCGATCTGGCACGGCTCACGGCGCAAGAGCAAGCCCTGTACGAGGATCTGCGTTGCAATCGGTTGGGGCAGCGGGTGCGGCTGGAACAGGAAAAAATCGGTTACGACTGGGTGCGCCAGGTGCTCGATGTCGAACTAACCGCACCCGTCCACCATGGAATATCTTCGCCGAAGGAAATTGTTTGA
- a CDS encoding pirin family protein: MSNFFSDDAHCERGPCGPCSAIRTLLDPQEKDLGGFRVRRLMPSDELKAVGPYVFFDHLGPVRFEPGTGIDVRPHPHIGLATITYLFEGEILHRDSLGNVQSIQPAEINWMTAGRGIVHSERTPPHLRRTGHDLHALQLWVALPEEHEEIEPNFFHYDADQLPTLETQGVSMRIMIGEAFGVRSPVKTYSPTLYLEARIPKGAEFALPDGVEERAVYVVSGRLKARDTTLNAHQMAVFDATSGVALSAEQDSRLVLIGGKPLGKRTVWWNLVATHRELIEKAKADWKAGRFPQVPEETEFIPLPGD, translated from the coding sequence ATGAGCAATTTTTTCTCGGACGATGCCCATTGCGAACGCGGTCCCTGCGGCCCCTGCTCGGCCATCCGCACGCTGCTAGATCCCCAGGAAAAGGATCTGGGCGGGTTTCGGGTCCGCCGCCTGATGCCCTCCGACGAGCTGAAGGCGGTGGGCCCCTATGTCTTTTTCGATCACCTGGGGCCGGTCCGGTTCGAGCCCGGCACGGGCATCGACGTGCGCCCGCACCCACATATCGGGCTGGCGACGATCACCTATCTGTTCGAGGGTGAAATCCTGCACCGCGACAGCCTCGGCAACGTGCAGTCCATCCAACCCGCGGAGATCAACTGGATGACGGCGGGACGCGGCATCGTCCACTCCGAGCGCACGCCGCCCCACCTGCGCCGTACCGGCCACGATCTGCACGCCCTGCAACTCTGGGTGGCCCTGCCCGAGGAGCACGAGGAAATCGAGCCGAACTTCTTCCACTATGATGCCGACCAGTTGCCGACCCTCGAAACCCAGGGCGTCTCCATGCGGATCATGATCGGCGAAGCCTTCGGCGTGCGCTCACCCGTCAAGACCTATTCCCCCACCCTCTACCTGGAGGCCCGAATCCCCAAAGGTGCCGAATTCGCCCTGCCCGATGGGGTCGAGGAGCGTGCCGTCTATGTGGTTTCAGGTCGCCTCAAGGCGCGCGACACAACCCTCAACGCCCATCAGATGGCGGTATTCGACGCAACATCGGGCGTGGCCCTGAGTGCCGAGCAGGACAGCCGCCTGGTGCTCATCGGCGGCAAGCCCCTGGGCAAACGCACGGTGTGGTGGAATCTGGTCGCAACCCACCGCGAGTTGATCGAAAAAGCCAAGGCCGACTGGAAAGCCGGACGCTTCCCCCAGGTACCCGAGGAAACGGAATTCATTCCCCTGCCGGGCGATTAG
- a CDS encoding calcium/sodium antiporter, with protein sequence MIAALFAVLFGLALMVWSADRFVEGAASTARHFGMSPLLIGMLIVGFGTSAPEMLVSAISAYQGNPGIALGNAYGSNITNIALILGLTALIRPLAVSSQVLRKELPILAAVTALAAWQLRDGAVSRLDAWILLGVFAALMAWTLVQGRRAQSDALDGQMEEKLAADLMSLNRALLWLGVGLVLLILASRVLVWGAVTIARDFGVSDLVIGLTIVAVGTSLPELASSIIAARKGEHDIALGNILGSNLFNTLAVVGIAGVIHPMSVGPEVLYRDVVVMALLTLSLFALGYGFRGAGRINRLEGALLLAAYLGYVVFLLASVVGG encoded by the coding sequence ATGATAGCGGCGCTGTTTGCGGTTCTGTTCGGCTTGGCGCTAATGGTGTGGAGCGCGGATCGCTTCGTGGAGGGTGCCGCTTCCACGGCGCGTCATTTCGGCATGTCGCCGCTGCTCATCGGCATGCTGATCGTCGGCTTCGGCACCTCGGCTCCCGAGATGCTGGTGTCGGCCATTTCGGCTTACCAGGGCAATCCGGGCATCGCGCTGGGCAATGCCTACGGCTCCAACATCACCAACATCGCCCTGATTCTGGGCCTTACGGCGCTGATTCGTCCCCTGGCGGTTTCCTCCCAAGTGCTGCGCAAGGAGTTGCCGATTCTTGCCGCGGTCACGGCCCTGGCCGCCTGGCAGCTTCGGGACGGCGCCGTCAGCCGCTTGGATGCCTGGATTCTGCTGGGCGTGTTTGCCGCCCTGATGGCGTGGACCCTGGTGCAGGGCAGGCGGGCACAAAGCGATGCCCTGGACGGGCAGATGGAAGAAAAACTCGCCGCCGATCTTATGTCTCTCAATCGGGCGCTTCTGTGGCTCGGCGTCGGATTGGTCCTTCTGATTCTGGCGTCGCGCGTCCTGGTGTGGGGTGCGGTGACCATCGCCCGTGACTTCGGCGTCAGCGACCTCGTGATCGGGCTGACCATTGTAGCGGTTGGAACCTCCCTGCCGGAACTGGCATCCTCGATCATCGCGGCGCGCAAGGGCGAGCACGACATCGCCCTGGGCAATATCCTCGGCTCCAATCTGTTCAACACCTTGGCGGTGGTGGGTATTGCCGGGGTGATTCATCCCATGAGCGTGGGTCCCGAGGTGCTGTATCGCGATGTCGTGGTCATGGCCCTGCTGACCCTTTCGCTTTTTGCCCTCGGCTACGGTTTTCGCGGGGCCGGGCGCATCAATCGCCTCGAAGGTGCGCTGCTGCTGGCGGCCTACCTGGGCTATGTCGTTTTTCTGCTGGCGTCGGTCGTCGGCGGGTGA
- the lexA gene encoding transcriptional repressor LexA: MSPLTPKQKALLDFIVAFNEREGYPPSQQEIAKAFGFRSLGTVQNYLVRLEREGALTKDWNAKRGLRVLRPQVRPQALELPLAGIVAAGKPIEAVSNPDTIEVPASMVGAGENFVLRVQGDSMIGDGILDGDFVVVRKQPHAESGQTVVALIRGEATVKRLVRKAGRVELHPANPSMQPWVVSGEEDFRIEGVVVGVIRHCL; the protein is encoded by the coding sequence ATGAGTCCCCTGACGCCCAAACAAAAAGCCCTGCTTGATTTCATCGTCGCCTTCAACGAGCGCGAAGGCTATCCGCCTTCGCAGCAGGAAATCGCCAAAGCCTTCGGGTTTCGCTCCCTGGGCACGGTGCAGAACTACCTGGTGCGTTTGGAGCGCGAAGGCGCCCTGACCAAGGACTGGAACGCCAAGCGCGGCCTGCGGGTGTTGCGGCCTCAGGTGCGCCCCCAGGCCCTGGAGCTGCCCCTGGCGGGGATCGTCGCCGCGGGCAAACCCATCGAGGCGGTCAGCAATCCCGATACCATCGAGGTGCCGGCGTCCATGGTCGGCGCGGGTGAAAACTTCGTGCTGCGCGTGCAGGGCGATTCCATGATCGGCGACGGCATTCTCGATGGTGATTTCGTGGTGGTGCGCAAGCAGCCCCACGCCGAATCGGGGCAGACCGTGGTTGCCCTGATTCGCGGCGAGGCCACCGTCAAGCGCCTGGTGCGCAAGGCCGGGCGCGTCGAGCTGCATCCGGCCAACCCGAGCATGCAGCCCTGGGTGGTGTCCGGCGAGGAGGATTTCCGCATCGAGGGGGTGGTGGTCGGAGTCATCCGGCACTGCCTGTAA
- a CDS encoding DNA polymerase Y family protein, protein MERDILHLAVPAFAVSLARVVDASLRERPVAVAAGHSERALLQCVSHEAAAEGLHEGMPVHRAKRICPALQLLLPDPRLLARGNRALLELVSGYSPLVEPNVGGRLFLDLTGCRRLLGPGRDVAARLEKEMARRLRLTGTVGVAGNKLVARIAAGCLERPGVCDVLRGAERSFIAPLPVAVLPGIGPARQAALLRDLNLRFVQELAALSAPQLRLVVGPFAPLLHQRANGIDPSPVRPPQAAREVVEESFLAREDNDDEVLLAELCRLAETCGQRLRRLGRGAGELRLGLVYVDGVSSKRGVVFAAPRDQDLDLYAAAEALFQAACERRVRVRGLRLECARLSAAAAQIELFATTGPSPRQVSLQRSLDQLRAKYGMAAVQRGRALSA, encoded by the coding sequence ATGGAGCGCGATATCCTGCACCTGGCCGTTCCGGCCTTCGCCGTCTCCCTGGCGCGGGTGGTCGATGCCTCCCTGCGTGAGCGTCCGGTGGCCGTCGCGGCCGGACATTCAGAGCGCGCGTTGTTGCAATGCGTCTCGCACGAGGCGGCGGCCGAGGGTCTGCACGAGGGCATGCCCGTGCATCGCGCCAAACGCATCTGCCCCGCCTTGCAGCTTTTGCTCCCCGACCCGCGACTGCTGGCGCGCGGCAACCGGGCTTTGCTCGAACTGGTGAGCGGTTACTCGCCGCTGGTTGAACCCAACGTCGGTGGTCGCCTGTTTCTCGATCTGACCGGTTGCCGGCGGTTGCTCGGGCCGGGGCGCGACGTGGCGGCCCGCCTGGAAAAAGAGATGGCGCGCCGCCTGCGTTTGACCGGCACCGTGGGGGTGGCGGGCAACAAACTGGTGGCGCGTATCGCCGCAGGCTGCCTGGAGCGCCCCGGCGTGTGCGATGTGCTGCGCGGCGCCGAGCGCAGTTTTATCGCTCCGCTGCCGGTCGCGGTTCTGCCGGGTATTGGCCCGGCGCGGCAGGCGGCGCTGCTGCGTGATCTCAATCTGCGCTTCGTGCAGGAGCTTGCCGCCTTGTCCGCGCCGCAGCTGCGGCTGGTCGTCGGTCCCTTCGCGCCGCTTCTGCACCAGCGGGCCAACGGCATCGATCCGAGTCCCGTGCGCCCGCCGCAAGCAGCCCGCGAAGTGGTCGAGGAGAGTTTTCTTGCGCGTGAGGATAACGACGACGAGGTGCTGCTCGCCGAACTCTGCCGTCTGGCGGAGACCTGCGGACAGCGCCTGCGCCGTTTGGGTCGCGGGGCCGGCGAGCTGCGTCTCGGCCTTGTTTATGTCGACGGGGTGAGCAGCAAGCGGGGGGTGGTTTTCGCCGCGCCGCGCGATCAGGATCTGGATCTCTACGCCGCCGCCGAGGCTTTGTTTCAAGCAGCCTGCGAGCGGCGCGTGCGGGTCAGGGGGCTGCGCCTGGAATGCGCGCGGCTCAGTGCCGCCGCCGCGCAGATCGAGCTGTTCGCCACAACCGGCCCTTCGCCCCGCCAGGTTTCCTTGCAGCGATCCCTCGATCAGTTGCGCGCCAAATACGGCATGGCGGCCGTGCAACGTGGTCGCGCCCTGTCCGCATGA
- a CDS encoding DNA polymerase III subunit alpha produces the protein MSYAPLHVHSAFSPQWGVRSVEDLCAAARALGLKHLALTDRNGLYGVPHFLAAARAQGLIPLIGAEAKKGAQRAVLLAQNAEGYANLCRLLSDLHCREDFDLAQSLRALRRGLTILSDDAAVLAPLRRQDRADLYVELSPGHQMHRALALSRELGLPPAATSRAVLLEAEDYEVHRVLRAIALNTKLGRLPSDESAGEGDRLLSARALADFFPHCPQALDNTLRIAASCRGDWDFSATIFPAFRGLADGEAFAQLEARARRGALWRYGQMSARVEERLQRELRLIRDKGFAHYFLVVEEIAKQSPRTCGRGSAAASLVAYCLGITHVDPIAYNLFFERFLNEGRLDPPDIDIDFPWDERDAILDFAFQRYGARRAAMVANQVGFKGRSSLREVAKVFGFPEGEIKDVTARLSHYCTAGRAAAAMDRDPQFQGETLSEDWRRVLALAGRLDGQLRHLSLHCGGLVVVPDEIRRYVPVEVSAKGLPLIQWEKDQAEAAGLVKIDILGNRSLAVIRDALAAVKEHTGREIDYAAWRPLDDARTRELLCAGETMGCFYIESPATRQLLKRMFGEGRTTDADDLFEHLVMASSIIRPAANVFIREFVARLRGKPWSCAHPLLDEVLRETYGLAVYQEQITQVAMALADFTAFEGDQLRKIISKKHKAQTLRDYHAKFLDGGRRKGVGKEILNQIWAQILSFSGYSFCKPHSASYALVSCKSAWLKANYPAEFMAAVISNQGGFYSPLAYISEARRLGLAVLPPDINAADLAYSGRAGGLRVGFMQIQGLSRAAVAALLAERRRGGLYRGFEDFLRRVRMDVADVRLLIKAGCFDALEGKQRRPALLWALLAHRHAAPGASLFDEAPPELPTPPPYDDRQVIAQELETLGLLISCHPLALHRYAIARLKPVSAARMGAWTNRYVTMIGWWVTGKTVQDKDGRPMEFVSFEDTTGLFDATFFPQAYARFCRKLSRLRPYVLKGRVEEEFGVATLTVEWVGFLE, from the coding sequence ATGAGCTACGCGCCCCTGCATGTGCACTCCGCTTTCTCCCCCCAGTGGGGCGTGCGCTCCGTGGAGGATCTCTGCGCCGCGGCCCGCGCTCTGGGCCTCAAGCATCTGGCCCTCACCGATCGCAACGGCCTCTACGGCGTGCCGCATTTTCTCGCCGCTGCCCGAGCGCAGGGCCTGATTCCCCTCATCGGCGCCGAAGCCAAAAAGGGCGCGCAGCGGGCGGTGCTGCTGGCGCAAAACGCCGAAGGCTATGCCAACCTTTGTCGTCTGCTCTCGGATCTTCACTGTCGCGAGGATTTCGATCTGGCGCAAAGTCTGCGCGCTCTGCGGCGCGGCCTGACGATACTCAGCGACGATGCCGCCGTTCTCGCCCCCCTGCGGCGGCAGGATCGCGCCGATCTCTACGTGGAACTCTCCCCCGGCCACCAGATGCACCGCGCCCTGGCCCTTTCCCGCGAGCTGGGCCTGCCGCCCGCGGCCACCAGCCGCGCGGTGCTGCTGGAGGCCGAGGATTACGAGGTGCACCGGGTGCTGCGCGCCATCGCCCTCAACACCAAGCTCGGCCGGCTGCCGTCTGACGAGTCGGCGGGGGAGGGCGACCGGCTGCTTTCGGCGCGCGCGCTGGCCGATTTCTTCCCCCATTGCCCGCAGGCCCTGGACAACACCCTGCGCATCGCGGCGAGCTGTCGCGGCGACTGGGATTTCTCCGCCACCATCTTTCCCGCCTTCCGCGGCCTGGCCGACGGCGAGGCCTTCGCCCAACTCGAAGCCAGGGCCCGGAGGGGCGCCCTGTGGCGCTACGGGCAAATGAGCGCGCGCGTCGAAGAGCGCCTGCAGCGGGAACTCAGGCTGATCCGCGACAAGGGTTTCGCGCACTACTTTCTGGTCGTCGAAGAGATCGCCAAGCAGTCGCCGCGCACCTGCGGGCGGGGCAGCGCCGCCGCTTCCCTGGTGGCCTACTGTCTGGGGATTACACACGTTGATCCGATAGCTTACAATCTTTTCTTCGAGCGATTTCTTAACGAAGGGCGGCTTGATCCTCCGGATATCGACATTGATTTTCCCTGGGACGAACGCGACGCCATTCTCGATTTCGCCTTCCAGCGCTACGGTGCACGGCGCGCGGCCATGGTCGCCAACCAGGTGGGCTTCAAGGGGCGCTCATCCCTGCGCGAGGTGGCCAAGGTTTTCGGTTTTCCGGAGGGCGAGATCAAGGACGTGACCGCGCGGCTCTCGCATTACTGCACGGCGGGGCGCGCGGCTGCGGCCATGGATCGCGATCCGCAGTTCCAGGGCGAGACCCTGAGCGAGGACTGGCGCCGGGTGCTGGCTTTGGCGGGGCGTCTTGACGGACAGTTGCGCCATCTCTCCCTGCATTGCGGCGGCCTGGTGGTGGTGCCCGATGAGATCCGCCGCTACGTGCCCGTGGAAGTCTCGGCCAAGGGGCTGCCGCTCATTCAGTGGGAAAAGGATCAGGCCGAGGCCGCCGGGCTGGTCAAGATCGACATCCTCGGCAACCGTTCCCTGGCGGTAATCCGTGACGCCCTGGCGGCGGTCAAGGAGCACACCGGACGCGAGATCGACTATGCCGCCTGGCGTCCCCTGGACGATGCGCGCACCCGCGAGCTGCTGTGCGCGGGCGAAACCATGGGCTGCTTCTACATCGAGTCGCCCGCCACCCGCCAACTGCTCAAGCGTATGTTCGGCGAGGGCCGAACAACGGATGCCGACGATCTTTTCGAGCACCTGGTGATGGCGTCTTCCATCATCCGCCCGGCGGCCAACGTCTTTATCCGCGAGTTCGTCGCGCGCCTGCGCGGCAAGCCCTGGTCTTGCGCGCATCCTCTGCTTGACGAGGTGCTGCGGGAAACCTACGGTCTGGCCGTCTATCAGGAGCAGATCACCCAGGTGGCCATGGCGTTGGCCGATTTCACGGCCTTTGAGGGCGATCAGCTGCGCAAGATCATCAGCAAGAAACACAAGGCGCAAACCCTCAGGGATTATCACGCCAAATTCCTTGACGGCGGGCGCCGCAAGGGGGTAGGGAAAGAAATTCTCAACCAGATCTGGGCGCAGATTCTCTCCTTTTCCGGCTACTCCTTCTGCAAGCCGCACTCGGCCTCCTACGCTCTGGTCAGTTGCAAATCGGCCTGGCTCAAGGCCAACTACCCGGCAGAGTTCATGGCGGCGGTGATCTCCAACCAGGGCGGCTTCTACAGCCCTCTGGCCTACATTTCCGAGGCGCGACGGCTGGGCCTTGCGGTGCTGCCGCCGGACATCAACGCCGCGGATCTTGCCTACAGCGGTCGTGCTGGAGGCCTGCGCGTCGGTTTCATGCAGATTCAGGGACTGTCGCGCGCCGCCGTCGCCGCCCTGCTTGCCGAGCGTCGCCGGGGCGGCCTGTATCGCGGGTTTGAGGATTTTCTGCGGCGCGTGCGCATGGACGTCGCCGATGTGCGCCTGCTGATCAAGGCCGGCTGTTTCGATGCCCTCGAAGGCAAGCAGCGGCGCCCGGCATTGCTGTGGGCACTGCTCGCGCACCGCCATGCCGCGCCCGGCGCCTCGCTGTTCGACGAGGCGCCTCCGGAGTTGCCGACGCCGCCGCCCTACGACGACCGGCAGGTCATCGCCCAAGAACTTGAAACCCTCGGACTGCTAATCTCCTGTCATCCCCTGGCGCTCCACCGGTACGCCATCGCGCGGCTCAAGCCGGTGTCCGCCGCGCGCATGGGCGCATGGACGAATCGCTACGTCACCATGATCGGCTGGTGGGTTACGGGCAAGACGGTGCAGGACAAGGACGGCCGCCCCATGGAGTTCGTCTCCTTTGAAGACACCACGGGGCTCTTCGACGCCACTTTTTTTCCCCAGGCCTATGCACGGTTTTGCCGAAAACTCTCGCGTCTGCGTCCCTACGTGCTCAAGGGCAGGGTCGAGGAGGAGTTCGGCGTGGCGACCCTGACGGTGGAATGGGTGGGATTTCTGGAGTGA
- a CDS encoding NADP-dependent oxidoreductase: MQAVRFHTYGGPETLVIEEVPRPRPAKDEVLVRVHAAGVNPVDWKVREGYLKEMLQHQLPLIPGWDVSGVIEEIGDEVRGFQVGDEVYSRPDIMRDGAYAEYLVIRASEVALKPRSVDHVRAAAVPLAALTAWQSLIQVAQVGPGQRVLIHAAAGGVGGFAVQLAKWRGAYVIGTASAANHDYIKSLGADEAVDYRTRPFEEVVSEVDVVFDTLGGEAQERSWQMLKKGGILVSILLPPPEEKAQAHGVRKGFVFVQPDPEGLKQLAGLIDVGKLRTCVEKVLPLQQARQAQELSQTGHVRGKIVLKVRD, translated from the coding sequence ATGCAAGCGGTGCGTTTTCACACTTACGGTGGCCCCGAGACGTTGGTGATTGAGGAAGTGCCGCGTCCGCGTCCGGCCAAGGACGAAGTGTTGGTGCGGGTCCACGCCGCCGGCGTCAATCCGGTGGATTGGAAGGTGCGCGAGGGCTACCTCAAAGAGATGCTGCAACACCAGTTGCCGCTCATACCGGGTTGGGATGTGTCCGGAGTGATTGAAGAGATCGGCGACGAGGTGCGGGGTTTCCAGGTCGGTGACGAGGTCTACAGCCGTCCGGACATCATGCGCGACGGGGCCTATGCCGAGTACCTGGTGATCCGCGCAAGCGAAGTGGCCCTCAAGCCGCGCTCCGTCGATCATGTGCGGGCCGCCGCCGTGCCCCTGGCGGCCCTGACCGCCTGGCAATCCCTCATTCAGGTGGCGCAAGTGGGGCCGGGGCAGCGTGTGCTGATTCATGCCGCGGCCGGCGGCGTGGGGGGCTTTGCCGTGCAGCTTGCCAAGTGGCGCGGTGCCTACGTCATCGGCACGGCCTCGGCCGCCAATCACGACTATATCAAGAGCCTGGGCGCCGACGAAGCCGTTGATTACCGGACCAGGCCCTTCGAGGAAGTGGTTTCCGAGGTCGACGTGGTCTTCGATACCCTGGGCGGGGAAGCTCAGGAACGCTCATGGCAGATGCTCAAGAAAGGCGGCATCCTGGTTTCCATCCTGCTGCCGCCACCAGAGGAAAAGGCTCAGGCCCACGGGGTGCGCAAAGGCTTTGTTTTCGTGCAGCCCGATCCGGAGGGTTTGAAGCAGTTGGCCGGGTTGATCGACGTGGGGAAGTTGCGAACTTGCGTCGAGAAGGTGTTGCCGTTGCAGCAGGCCCGCCAGGCTCAGGAGCTGAGCCAGACCGGCCATGTGCGCGGAAAGATCGTGCTCAAGGTCAGGGACTGA
- a CDS encoding Slp family lipoprotein — MRRLALAIVALFLLAACAPAISRPSLDLVDPTLAFEDVLQNPDAHRGRFLLLGGAIAAIRAADTEGSELEIVQLPTNRRGRILSTDQSLGRFIAQDTRFRDPALYPPGRLVTLVGEVTGSRSGRIGERDYLFPVVQVQELHLWPPGAHPDVPRTRFGIGVGIGIGL; from the coding sequence ATGCGCCGGTTAGCTCTCGCCATCGTTGCTTTGTTCCTGCTCGCCGCCTGCGCCCCGGCCATCAGCAGACCATCCCTGGATCTGGTCGACCCGACCCTCGCTTTTGAGGACGTGCTGCAAAACCCCGATGCACATCGCGGCCGCTTTCTGCTGCTCGGCGGCGCCATCGCCGCCATCCGAGCCGCCGACACCGAAGGCAGCGAACTGGAAATCGTTCAACTGCCGACCAACCGGCGCGGCCGCATCCTCTCCACCGACCAGTCGCTGGGGCGCTTCATCGCCCAGGACACGCGATTTCGCGATCCGGCCCTTTACCCACCGGGGCGGCTCGTCACCCTGGTCGGCGAGGTGACAGGCAGCCGTAGCGGCCGCATCGGCGAGCGCGATTATCTCTTCCCCGTGGTGCAAGTTCAGGAACTGCACCTCTGGCCCCCCGGTGCGCATCCCGACGTACCGCGCACGCGCTTCGGCATCGGCGTCGGTATCGGCATCGGCCTGTAA